One region of Xyrauchen texanus isolate HMW12.3.18 chromosome 11, RBS_HiC_50CHRs, whole genome shotgun sequence genomic DNA includes:
- the smim18 gene encoding small integral membrane protein 18 produces the protein MNMSSNSALIQQIYPFHDGWNVACFIILLLFVLTILSLATLALLYELLDCGCFTKNKTVRDLRRQHDEVV, from the coding sequence ATGAACATGTCCAGCAATTCTGCTTTGATCCAGCAGATCTATCCCTTCCATGACGGCTGGAATGTTGCCTGCTTCATCATCCTCCTACTATTCGTCCTCACCATCCTCTCCCTCGCCACGCTGGCGCTCCTCTACGAGCTGCTGGACTGCGGTTGCTTCACCAAGAACAAAACAGTCCGCGATCTGCGCCGCCAGCATGATGAGGTGGTTTAG